From the genome of Geobacter sp. SVR, one region includes:
- a CDS encoding A24 family peptidase, with translation MTIQLYFSILAFVFGAIVGSFLNVCIYRLPREESVVSPPSHCPHCNYRIRWYDNIPLVSYLWLRGACRGCRAGISPQYPLVELLTGVLTLALFLRFGPTPAFAVLFLFCSALVVVTFIDLEHQIIPDEISLPGIVVGFACSFFLTGHTWLNSLLGILLGGGSLLLVAYGYQLLTGKEGMGGGDIKLLAMMGAFLGWKAVPFIIFTGSLAGSVVGITLMIVRKKDSKLAIPFGPYLAFGALLFIFYGRQLIHWYLTAGIPRGG, from the coding sequence ATGACTATTCAGCTCTATTTTTCCATCCTCGCCTTTGTCTTCGGCGCCATTGTCGGCTCCTTCCTGAATGTCTGTATCTATCGCCTGCCCAGGGAGGAATCAGTCGTTTCGCCGCCGTCGCACTGCCCGCACTGCAACTACCGTATCCGCTGGTACGACAACATCCCGCTGGTGAGTTACCTGTGGCTCAGGGGGGCGTGCCGCGGCTGCCGGGCCGGCATCTCGCCGCAGTATCCGCTGGTGGAACTGCTCACCGGCGTGCTGACCCTGGCGCTCTTTCTGCGCTTCGGACCCACCCCAGCCTTTGCCGTCCTGTTCCTGTTCTGTTCGGCCTTGGTCGTGGTCACCTTTATCGATCTCGAGCACCAGATCATTCCCGACGAGATCTCTCTGCCCGGCATCGTGGTCGGTTTCGCCTGCTCATTTTTTCTGACCGGCCATACCTGGCTCAATTCGCTGCTGGGTATCCTGCTGGGGGGGGGCAGCCTGTTGCTGGTGGCCTACGGTTACCAGTTGCTGACCGGCAAGGAGGGTATGGGAGGGGGAGATATCAAGCTGCTGGCCATGATGGGGGCTTTCCTCGGCTGGAAGGCGGTTCCCTTCATCATTTTCACCGGGTCGCTGGCCGGATCCGTAGTGGGCATTACCCTGATGATCGTGCGCAAGAAGGATTCAAAACTGGCGATACCGTTCGGCCCCTATCTCGCATTCGGCGCG
- the rapZ gene encoding RNase adapter RapZ, with protein sequence MRVLVITGMSGSGKSTAVRALEDNGFYCIDNLPVGLFKRFVDLLEKSGEAFKGVALVADIRGGELIKGYEHVFKQLTKSGHVVEIFYFDATDEALIRRFSETRRRHPAAENCTVIEGIRIERERLSGLRQIATRSIDTSELNVHQLRELILNIVHGKAQDHLFVIEVQSFGYRYGVPLESSIVMDVRFLPNPYFVPELKAGSGRDDAVREYVIDDPRTAAFMDNFFPLLDMLVPAHRQEGKSYLTISIGCTGGRHRSVAIAEATGMHLQTLWPTVRITHRDIEKGQQ encoded by the coding sequence ATGCGGGTTCTGGTCATCACCGGTATGTCCGGTTCGGGCAAGTCCACTGCGGTCAGGGCGCTGGAGGACAACGGGTTTTACTGCATCGACAACCTTCCGGTGGGGCTTTTCAAGCGGTTCGTCGATCTGCTCGAAAAATCGGGAGAGGCCTTCAAAGGAGTGGCGCTGGTGGCCGACATTCGCGGCGGCGAACTTATCAAGGGCTACGAACATGTCTTCAAACAGTTGACGAAATCGGGGCACGTTGTCGAGATATTCTATTTCGATGCCACTGATGAAGCGCTGATCCGCCGTTTCTCCGAGACGCGTCGCCGGCATCCGGCAGCTGAAAACTGTACGGTCATCGAGGGAATCCGCATCGAGCGGGAGCGCCTGTCGGGCCTCCGCCAGATTGCGACACGTTCGATCGACACTTCGGAGCTGAACGTGCATCAGCTCCGGGAGCTGATTCTCAACATCGTCCACGGAAAGGCGCAGGACCATCTCTTCGTGATCGAGGTGCAGTCATTCGGGTACCGTTACGGGGTACCGCTGGAATCGAGCATCGTCATGGACGTGCGCTTCCTTCCCAACCCCTATTTCGTACCCGAGCTGAAGGCCGGCTCCGGACGCGACGATGCCGTGCGCGAGTATGTAATCGACGATCCCCGGACCGCCGCCTTCATGGACAACTTCTTTCCATTGCTCGACATGCTCGTTCCGGCCCACCGGCAGGAAGGCAAATCCTATCTGACCATTTCAATCGGCTGTACCGGCGGGCGGCACCGCTCGGTAGCCATTGCCGAGGCCACCGGCATGCATCTGCAGACGCTGTGGCCGACGGTACGCATTACGCACAGGGACATAGAAAAGGGGCAGCAATGA
- a CDS encoding PTS sugar transporter subunit IIA, with amino-acid sequence MTGLVLVTHEGLAGALLKSAEMIVGPIECCEQVEVAPQERAEGIMGRVVAAVEKASADGAIIMTDLFGGTPSNMAMSFLKDGQVEVLTGVNLPMVIDFCSKRERMGVGELATELQKCGREGIINAGEFLR; translated from the coding sequence ATGACAGGTTTGGTGCTGGTTACGCATGAAGGGCTTGCCGGAGCATTGCTCAAATCGGCTGAAATGATCGTCGGACCGATCGAGTGTTGTGAACAGGTGGAGGTGGCTCCGCAGGAGCGTGCCGAGGGAATCATGGGGCGTGTGGTTGCCGCCGTGGAAAAAGCCAGCGCCGACGGGGCGATCATCATGACTGACCTGTTCGGTGGTACCCCCTCCAATATGGCGATGTCCTTTCTGAAAGATGGGCAGGTCGAAGTGTTGACCGGCGTCAACCTGCCGATGGTGATCGATTTCTGTTCGAAACGGGAACGGATGGGCGTTGGGGAACTGGCGACCGAACTGCAGAAGTGCGGCCGTGAAGGGATTATCAACGCCGGCGAATTTCTCCGGTAA
- the ptsP gene encoding phosphoenolpyruvate--protein phosphotransferase, translated as MQLFHGIAVSPGIAVGRLRVVDRRRVRVEEYEIAPAAVDAEVERLQNAVERTRSELTALRDQLRQTTGEEHLFFIETHLMILSDERLSGETASTIRTGLINAEGALRRTLHKYREIFAGIEDAYLRERISDVETVIEKILRNMAGKKHAPIVPEVGQTVIAAHDISPADILQMDRDRVIGMVTEIGGKTSHASILARAFELPAVAGVEGVTDVLLDGAPVILDGLRGELIVNPDQTVFLEYLQRKRHYEYMEFERLKLAALPAETQDGRRITLRGNVEVPEEGASVLRHGGEGAGLYRTEMLFMNRPGLPDEEEQYRIYVAMQQAVAPHMLTIRTLDLGGDKLLNEASGTAEQNPALGVRAIRLALNMPDEFRKQLRAILRTSAAGPVRIMFPMISGLEELRRALALLDEARRELDSAGMAHDRAIKVGIMIEVPSAVVVADLLAREVDFFSVGTNDLIQYTLAIDRSNENLENMFHPLHPAILRSLRRIVEVAHEAGIEACICGEMAGDPLYLPVLLGLGFDELSMAAASIPRVKQVLRRCTMDRVAEIAEGCFSFATAGEAELFLKRAITRHFAESFD; from the coding sequence ATGCAGCTGTTCCACGGTATTGCCGTCTCACCCGGCATTGCCGTGGGAAGACTGCGTGTCGTTGACCGCCGGAGGGTGCGGGTTGAGGAGTACGAGATTGCCCCTGCTGCCGTTGATGCCGAAGTTGAGCGCCTGCAGAATGCGGTGGAACGCACGCGCTCCGAACTGACCGCTCTCAGGGACCAGCTCCGGCAGACCACCGGGGAAGAGCACCTGTTCTTCATCGAAACCCACCTGATGATCCTTTCCGACGAGCGGCTGTCCGGCGAAACCGCTTCCACGATCAGGACCGGCCTGATCAATGCCGAGGGGGCCTTGCGCCGCACCCTGCATAAATACCGCGAAATTTTTGCCGGCATCGAGGACGCTTACCTGCGCGAGCGCATCAGCGATGTGGAAACGGTGATCGAGAAGATCCTGCGCAACATGGCGGGCAAAAAGCACGCTCCGATCGTCCCCGAGGTCGGACAGACCGTGATCGCGGCCCATGATATTTCCCCGGCCGATATCCTGCAGATGGATCGCGACCGGGTGATCGGCATGGTCACCGAGATCGGCGGCAAGACCTCGCACGCCTCGATCCTGGCCAGGGCCTTCGAGCTGCCGGCTGTGGCAGGCGTCGAAGGGGTCACCGACGTGCTGCTGGACGGGGCGCCGGTCATACTGGACGGCCTGCGGGGCGAGCTGATCGTCAATCCCGACCAGACGGTCTTTCTCGAGTACCTGCAGCGTAAACGGCATTACGAATACATGGAGTTCGAACGCCTCAAGCTGGCGGCGCTGCCTGCCGAGACACAGGATGGCCGCCGCATCACGCTGAGAGGCAATGTCGAGGTTCCCGAGGAGGGGGCCTCGGTGCTGCGCCACGGCGGTGAAGGGGCCGGTCTCTACCGGACGGAGATGCTTTTCATGAACCGTCCCGGATTGCCGGACGAGGAGGAACAGTATCGTATCTATGTCGCCATGCAGCAGGCGGTTGCCCCCCATATGCTCACCATCAGGACGCTCGATCTCGGCGGAGACAAGCTGTTGAACGAAGCATCGGGCACGGCCGAACAGAACCCGGCCCTGGGAGTGCGGGCAATACGCTTGGCCCTGAACATGCCGGATGAGTTCAGAAAACAGTTGCGCGCCATTTTGCGCACCAGCGCCGCCGGTCCGGTCCGGATCATGTTTCCGATGATTTCGGGGCTGGAGGAGCTGCGCCGGGCGCTGGCTCTGCTGGATGAGGCCAGGCGGGAGCTGGATTCCGCCGGTATGGCCCATGACCGTGCCATCAAGGTCGGCATCATGATCGAAGTCCCGTCGGCGGTGGTGGTGGCCGATCTGCTGGCCCGCGAGGTGGATTTTTTCAGCGTCGGTACCAACGATCTGATCCAGTACACACTTGCCATCGATCGTTCCAATGAAAACCTGGAGAATATGTTCCATCCGCTTCATCCGGCCATCCTCCGTTCGTTGCGCCGTATTGTGGAGGTTGCCCACGAAGCGGGCATCGAGGCCTGCATCTGCGGTGAAATGGCGGGGGATCCGCTGTACCTGCCGGTGCTGCTGGGATTGGGGTTCGATGAGCTTTCCATGGCGGCGGCCTCCATTCCGCGGGTAAAGCAGGTTCTTAGGCGCTGCACGATGGATCGGGTGGCCGAAATTGCCGAGGGTTGTTTTTCGTTTGCCACTGCCGGAGAGGCGGAGCTGTTCCTCAAACGTGCCATCACCAGGCATTTTGCTGAGAGCTTCGATTGA
- a CDS encoding polysaccharide deacetylase family protein → MMIIEMGWFLLLMVCASLASAAEPEGTLPPGLRERIVAQFAGRTPHAWSERVKGVRTRLKSSDNVMALTLDACGGGHGSGFDAALIHFLEKEAIPATLFVNSRWIDANPELFRRLSDNPLFEIANHGLMHRPATISGRSIYGIAGTRNAAELVDEIEGNADKISRLTGKRPRYYRSGTAYYDEVAVEISCSLGQEVVGFSILGDAGATYRRDQVKKALLAARPGDIALLHMNHPEGETAAGVMAAVPELRRRGMRFVKLSEYELE, encoded by the coding sequence ATGATGATAATTGAAATGGGATGGTTCCTGCTGTTGATGGTCTGCGCCAGTCTGGCCTCGGCGGCGGAACCGGAGGGAACGTTGCCCCCGGGCCTGCGGGAGCGCATCGTCGCCCAGTTTGCGGGACGTACTCCCCACGCCTGGTCCGAGAGGGTCAAAGGGGTGCGCACCAGGCTGAAGAGCAGCGATAACGTGATGGCGTTGACCCTGGATGCCTGCGGCGGTGGCCATGGTTCCGGCTTCGATGCGGCACTGATCCATTTTCTCGAGAAAGAGGCCATTCCGGCGACCCTGTTCGTCAACTCCCGCTGGATCGATGCCAATCCGGAACTGTTCAGGAGATTGTCGGACAATCCGCTCTTCGAAATAGCCAATCATGGCCTGATGCACCGTCCCGCCACGATTTCCGGACGCAGTATCTACGGTATCGCAGGCACACGGAATGCCGCCGAACTGGTGGATGAAATCGAGGGCAATGCCGACAAGATCTCCCGCCTGACCGGGAAGCGCCCCCGCTATTACCGCTCAGGTACCGCCTATTACGATGAAGTGGCGGTGGAGATTTCCTGCAGTCTAGGGCAAGAGGTGGTCGGTTTCTCCATTCTGGGGGATGCGGGAGCCACCTACCGCCGCGATCAGGTCAAAAAAGCACTGCTGGCTGCCAGGCCCGGCGACATAGCCCTGCTGCACATGAACCATCCCGAAGGAGAAACCGCAGCCGGTGTGATGGCAGCGGTGCCGGAACTGAGACGGCGCGGGATGCGCTTTGTCAAGCTGTCCGAATATGAATTGGAGTGA
- a CDS encoding HPr family phosphocarrier protein, protein MLQKEFTIVNKLGLHARASALFVKTASRFASDVKLAKEEVEVNGKSIMGIMMLAASKGTKVRLTIGGTDEAEAMQSMGELIENGFGEE, encoded by the coding sequence ATGCTTCAGAAAGAATTCACCATCGTAAACAAACTGGGACTGCATGCCCGTGCTTCGGCGCTGTTCGTAAAAACCGCCAGCCGCTTTGCCTCCGACGTCAAGCTGGCCAAGGAAGAGGTGGAGGTCAACGGCAAGAGCATCATGGGTATCATGATGCTGGCCGCCTCGAAAGGGACAAAAGTCCGTCTGACGATCGGCGGTACCGACGAAGCCGAGGCGATGCAGTCCATGGGAGAGCTGATTGAAAATGGATTCGGCGAAGAATAG
- the hprK gene encoding HPr(Ser) kinase/phosphatase, which produces MDGISLSIQEILSDTEYGLGLALLAGQRGLVNRISSSRIQKPGLALAGYTEHLHPDRIQVLGNTEISYLNKMDDRLALECLETLCSFPISCFIITKGLVPPAFFLDTVEKGGIPALNTPLQSSTFISLITKFLEERLLPTTHLHGVLVDVLGVGILLTGKSGIGKSECALDLVIRGHRLVADDMVFIKKKMPAALVGQSEQAIQHLMEIRGLGIINIKDLYGVSSIRDKKIIDMMLELMEWDPAQEYDRLGVDDRYTTILGVDIPHLIIPVRPGRNLGSIIEVAARNFLLKGMGYHSARDFQERLLSRLEVRPLGDEVE; this is translated from the coding sequence TTGGACGGAATCAGTCTATCAATACAGGAAATCCTGAGTGACACGGAATACGGACTCGGACTGGCACTGCTGGCCGGGCAACGCGGCCTTGTAAACCGGATTTCCAGCTCGCGCATCCAAAAGCCGGGGCTGGCTCTGGCCGGGTACACCGAACATCTGCACCCGGACCGGATCCAGGTGCTGGGCAACACCGAAATCTCCTACCTGAACAAGATGGACGACCGTCTGGCGCTCGAGTGCCTTGAAACGCTCTGTTCCTTTCCGATCTCCTGTTTCATAATCACCAAAGGGCTGGTCCCTCCCGCTTTCTTTCTCGACACGGTCGAAAAGGGGGGCATTCCGGCTCTCAACACACCGCTTCAATCCTCCACCTTCATCTCCCTGATCACAAAGTTCCTGGAGGAGCGCCTGCTCCCCACCACTCACCTGCACGGCGTGCTGGTCGATGTCCTGGGAGTCGGCATTCTGCTGACCGGCAAAAGCGGCATAGGCAAGAGCGAGTGCGCATTGGACCTGGTGATTCGAGGGCATCGCTTGGTGGCCGATGACATGGTCTTCATCAAGAAAAAAATGCCGGCAGCACTGGTGGGACAGTCGGAGCAGGCCATCCAGCACCTGATGGAGATTCGCGGCCTTGGGATCATCAATATCAAGGACCTCTATGGGGTTTCCTCGATCAGGGATAAGAAGATCATCGACATGATGCTGGAACTGATGGAGTGGGATCCGGCCCAGGAGTACGACCGGCTCGGCGTGGATGACCGCTACACGACCATCCTGGGGGTGGACATCCCCCACCTGATCATCCCGGTTCGTCCCGGGCGCAACCTGGGGTCGATCATTGAGGTTGCTGCACGCAATTTTCTGCTCAAGGGAATGGGCTATCATTCGGCACGCGATTTTCAGGAACGGCTGCTGTCCCGTCTGGAAGTGCGGCCACTGGGCGACGAGGTGGAATAG